From the genome of Prunus persica cultivar Lovell chromosome G8, Prunus_persica_NCBIv2, whole genome shotgun sequence:
ATCAAGGTGCAATACTTAATCacttaaactttttatttattttaaatttccttttctctcttaacCATGTCAAGTGACTTACAGATTATGGTTTCAGGTACACCCAGATGCACGGTCATTCAGAATAAAAACCATCCCTTATTATCATGATTTGTGTTCGATATACGGTGACACAGCCATCGAAGAGAGAAGTAGGCGTTGTATCCTTGACACAAATGTTAAAAGTGAATTAGGATTAGGGACAGTTGATTTGTTGGGAGTTCTTAACTCTGCTTCTGCAACTGTTGATGGCAGGTGATAATATTCCCGAGGAGTCATCACATTCAGGTGAGAATGGTACAACTGCAGCCACACAGCCAAGGAGAGTTAGTCAGGGAACTGCCGAGACTCTTCAGGATATCATGGTTGGTGAAGATTATGGAGTCACTGTGCCAGCAAAGTCTTTTGATGATGTGGAGCATGCTATGACAAGTGTTCCTGGAATCACCACAAATAGTCGCTCCAGAACTTACTGGCAGCCACCCATGGACCGTTATTTCATTGAACTTATGCAAGAACAGGTGCGGAAAGGCAGCAGGATAGATGGTGTTTTCCGTAAACAAGCATGGATGGAGATGATTGCCTCATTCAATGCAAAGTTTGGCTTTAACTATGATATGGATGTTCTTAAAAATCGACACAAAACTCTGAAAAGGCAATATAATGTTATAAAGAATCTACTTGAATTGGATGGGTTTATCTGGGATGATGCGCGCCAAATGGTGACTGCTGATGATTATGTTTGGCAAGATTATATTAAGGTATGTATCTATTCAAGTGCAGCATGCTTATTCAACTGAAGactgtattattattattatgtattGCCCGTACATAATATTTCCGTTGAGTTCTATCTGTTTTCACATAGGTTGAAGTGTATAAATTTTACCAGTTTAGGATCTCCCAATATAATCTTGTTTCATACTCCAGAGTTTGAAGGAAATATTGTTATGGTAACATGCAGGAACATACTGATGCACGGCAGTTCATGACCCGGCCTGTCCCATATTATAAACACTTGTGCATGATATGTGATCCAAGTGTTGACGATAGAGACTCCTATTCAGGTCAAGATGTGGagcaagaaaatcaagttgAAGGCGCCAAGTTGTGTGGAGCATTAACTAGTTTTCTGTCTCCATCTACATCAGTTTCCactgaagatgaagatggtgATGTGCAGGAGTCAACCCCTATGTGCCAGAAGAAAAGGCGTCGACTAGAAGACTGCTCAAATGAGGCTTATCCAAAAAGATCACGAGAAGAAGATGGTGGCATGGCTAGTGCTCTTCGTGAGATGGCATCAGCAGTATCTTCGTTatcagagaagaagagaaatgatGAGAAGTTGAACTCTGGGTCAATAGAAAGTGTGGTTGAAGCAGTACAAGCATTACCAGACATGGACGAAGACCTTGTGTTAGATGCATGTGATTTGCTAGAGGATGAAAAGAAGGCAAAAACATTCATGGCATTGGATGTTAAATTACGAAAGAAGTGGTTGATGAGGAAACTTCGACCACAGTAGGGTTTTCCAAAGTTGTATATTTTTGTCGAATAGCATagatttttacttttaatgGTAAAGAAAATAGCATAGAAATGGAAAGGAAAATTAACATCAGCTATATGCTTTCATATGAAATAGTTTAGGATGCTTGTTTGGAAGAGTATTGGAGAGAGAGTGGTTATAAGCAAGTGCTAGAAGTTTGCCatcttcataaaaaatttagtaTTATTATAAGCAGCGTAGCCTAATTTACCACAATAATATCATTCATTAGTACTAATACTCACTCGACACCAACATCATCTCTCAAACGCGGATATGATATGCTgcttctaaaaaaataaaaataccacCATAACTTTGACAAAGCTCGacttaccccaaaaaaataaaaataaaaagttgatAAGCTAGTTAAAACAGCTAATGGCTGATTATGTGGCGTTTTGCCATGTTTTAAGCCGTTTGTCAAGTGAAACGCCCacaagttaaaaataaaaataggaagGTTTGGCTCTACGAAGaaagtttttttcttaaatcacTAGAATACAATATAAAATGAGAAATTTGTGGTTCCTCCAACCTTGATTGATCTTTATAAGATACAAGtcacaaaacaagaaattttcatttgtaatTCACTTTGGCTTGTGCGATAAGCAGCGGCGGCAAAATAGGAATCAAAAGTGGTAGGTTTTTTGTGGTTATTTAGGCCAAGCTCTCCGAAAGGACTTGTATAAAAATGAGCCAATCAGCTGTTTACAACAGGTACTTACTACCCAGAATGCGATTAATCTCTTTTGCGTCCACGGTGGTAAATACACCTCCATAGTTTGTCAATAACATCCTAAAATATAGTACAAACTCATAAgatattttaataaacttACTATTGCTGTGAACTTTAAATATTcttttatgtataaaaaaaattaattaaaaaaattcaattttggcTAGTAAAGATTCCTCATGGTAATATATATGGTATATACATATGTGGTATATTTGTTACCCGTAAATAACAGCAGACGAGAAGATATTTCTTATTGAGATTGAGATTGAGATTGAGATTGAGATTGATTTTCTTCTGTGATAAAAGCCAtaatggaagaagatgaatttCCCACTGGTTTAAAAATTCTTGTTGTAGATGATGATGAGACATGTCTCTTTATATTAGAAAGGATGCTTCAGTCTCTGAATTACCAAGGTACATCAATTCCGTTTTTCATATATGTCTCTTTCTCTATACAACATGTAGTTcgattctctttctttctaattGTCTGCTTCCTTGGGTCGGGAGAATCGATGGTATATACATATGTTGTGATTATACTACGTACTAgggtttttccttcttcttcaaggaAGGAGACTCCAAGCAAGGTATATACATTACTACtagggtttttctttcttcttcaaggAAGGAGAATCGATGGTATATACATATGTTGTGATTATACCACTAGGGTTAAAGAAGAAGACCAAGAATTTATAGgccatctttttcttcatgtATGTGAGTTGGAAGTTTTAAACTTGTACAAAATAGTAGAGACCTTGCCTGAATGCATTCGATCATGCCCTAAGGAATAAGGGGtttctttaaataattttggaaacttttaaattttaatttgttatacAAGGAAGTAAATGTCGACGGCCTAATTAGCTCCCTTGTTAAACTAATAAGTTGATATATTTTCAGTTACAAAATGCCGGAATGCAGAGGAGGCTCTATGTATGCTTCGAGAGGATAAAGGCAAGTTTGATATAGTGATTAGTGATGTGCACATGCTCACCATGGAGGAAGGATTCAAGCTCCTTGAGACAGTTGGTTTGGAGATGAAATTGCCTGTTATCAGTAcgtgaattatatatatatttgaaaccCTAACTAGCTACATGCGCATTAATTGTATATCGAATTAACAtatgcaatttcaatttcaatttcaagtattaattattatatgtatatgtatgtactACTCTTTCAGTGATGTCATCGGATGATAATCATGAGACGATGAAGAAGGGCATCATTCATGGTGCTTGTGATTATTTGGTGAAGCCGTTCCAGAGGACGGCTCTTAAACTGATTTGGCAGCATGTGGTCCGCAATAGAAGAAACAAGGAAGCACTTGCAGTTGCAGTTGCAGAGCCCAAGTCATGCGTTTTGgtggaagatgatgatgatgatgatgatgatgatgatgatcttgTTGCCTCTCCAGCGAAGAAAAGAAGACGCCTAGTTTGGACAGCACAGCTTCATCAACAGTTTGTCACTGCTGTGAATCAACTTGGGCATAAAAGTACGTACTACGAATGCTTTACcaactaattatatataaataaaacgaTCATTAACcaactaattatatatatatatatatatatatcacgtTAATAATGGGTactaatattatattaattcattcttgtttttggTCTCCTGTATTAATTGATATATGCAGATTGTCatccaaagaaaattttggatCGTATGCAGCAAATGGGTGCTCGTGGTCTTACTAGAGAAAATGTCGCTAGCCACCTTCAGGTATGTATATGTGTCTTCATGGTTACCCTTTGTAATAAACCTTAACCTTGTATCTTCGCTTTGCACAGTCAGTTTATGCTTTGTTAATTGTCGTGAGCTGAGGTAGCTAAACGAAGAAACTCACATAATATACTACATGATACAGAAATACCGCATCCATTTTAGAAGGCAAAATGAGGCATCACAAAATCAGAGAAGACAATCCACATCTACTATTGGTTCAAGTTCTAGAGAACCAAATTTCAACTTCTCATCTTCATCGAATGAGTTGATCAGACTCCAAGATTATGCCAATTCAGGACAAGTCCCATTTCAAAGTTTCACTACTTTTCCACTAGTAGCTGGAGCTGTAAGTGAGAGGCCAGAACCCAAATTTGGCATGCTTCTTGCTGATCAAAGAAACCTCCCTCTGGACTCGAGAACGCTAGGCGAGCCAATATACGAAATGGAGTACCAATTAAGCAACAGTAGTCCATTACAAGCAAATTTACAATCTGAAATTCCAACCACCATGGACCTTAAAcagcaaatttttttacacgaacaacaacagcagcaaaaagaagaagaagaagctcatCTTCAAATCCTTGGAAACAGTGGCTTGCAAGTAACTAGTGAAGGTACAAGCATTCAGAAGAAGTCAACATCACTAGGGGTGAACTCACCTAGAGTTGATGGAAACCAGAGTCACCATTTGACGTTGAAAGACATTGTACAAGCAATGCAGATGGTAAATGGAACTGCGCCTGCTAATCATGATATTGGTCAAAGTCAGACTAGTCTGAACCAGGATGTGACAGAAAGTAACGCTACAACATTCTATCCCACAACACACGAGAGTATACCTTGTGgagaaaattataatttctaCATAAATGAATCTTGTTTTGGCATCCCTACAGTAGAGGAACAGCATTATAATAAGGACATGGGGAGTATTGTTGATGAGCATTCCAATTGGGACAAGTTGTTAGTTGATGATTCTCAAAGGTTCAAGGCCGGAAGCTGTTCGTATGATCAACCAAGTTTTGAGGCTATAATTTATGCGCAAAACCATGTTGCTATCGATGATTACATGCCAAGACCGTTCATAGAGGTTGGTTTGATCCATCATTAGTTATTTGTGACTTGGTAGTTGGTACATGCTGTTTCTTTTCTGTAATGTTTTagatttcttgttttctcctATTTGCAGGAAGGAACTGGGCTGCCTGCGCGATATCAAAGATAATAGGGATTCCCAATGCATGCTTGGGTTGGGAGGGATAATGGTACTGCACTCTGCTGATACTCATGAACACTACTACTCCATTGATTGTTGTATGATGAATTGCATTATCTTGTGGATGTtttccccctctctctctctctctctctctctctctctctcttcatttcATTGTTGCTTAAGGACATGGGGATCCTGTATAATAGCTTGTCCTAGAATCTATAGATTGAGGATGAGCCCTGTCTTACACTCATATTCACTTGTATAGAGATTTGGTAAACACTCTTGCATTAATTAATTCTGACAAACTTGTGTTACAACATGGCTACACTCCACAGGTATCTATTAGTAGTATTACACGGTTGATAAAGTGTAAAAGCAGCCCCATCACTGATGTGGGTGTGGCACATTCAAAACCATAAAATAACtttatataaaacaaattcaGTAATCAAATCAAAGTCTCAATCCATATTGATTGACAAGCCTAGGCATGAATGATAAAGATGGAGACCATCCTTGTTAGGGAGTGGGATTTGGCAAGGATATCCATGTGTTGTTTGTCCCTCCTTCCCTCATCTTACTAAAAGTTATAgcctctcctcctcctttgtTTCTCTTGACCTACCATTTATTTGCCGCTAGGTATTGAGTCCAGAATGTCTCACATCCACATCCACATCAACCATCAACATCCCTTTTgtctatttaaatttaataccaCCAGACCGGCCAGATAATAGTTAGTTAGTAATAGTATACAAAAGTGATTTTGCTACTTCAAATGTCACCTCCAACACTCATCCACCACTCGCAGTGCATTAAAAGTGATTTTGGTCTCTTGCGCTTAGGGCTTTGAGGCATCCTGATTCCTGTTGAAGTTTTGCAAGTTACCTAGCTGCTTCATTTCTGTACTGTACTGTGAAGTGGTATGGGTCTATGATTAGATTAGACAAGCAAATATGTACATAACTTACTTGATAATAATAAATGCATCTTCTAAGAAGAATCTAAGATGGACCATTGAATTTGAGAGAGACATATTGgtattattattagtattattaGTATGGtcccctcccctcccctcctCCACGCTCGGTTAGGGTAGAGTAGGGTAGGGTTGGGTTGGGAGGGgcctcatcctctctctctctctctctctctctctctctctctctcgagtCTTGAGTCTTGGCTAAAAACCTAACTAAATGCGCACAGGACAGGACAGCTATAAGAAACCCGAATAGACAGAGATTAGGGATGGAGggaccaaaatcaaaatatgtggTTGGTTGTTATTACTTGAGGATGATTAAAAGTTGTATGTATGCTATAAATAAGATTCGGAGAGAGTGAGTACggaagaaaacacaaaaatacaGACGAAAGGGAGAGGGGACCATCATCCGAATCCGATCACGATGGGTTACACAGTTACACTCCCCTCCCTGTATCTCTCAacagaatgaatgaatgaatgaatgaatgaatgaatgaatgggCCTCTACTCATTCAGTAAAGCTTGCAAtcgtttattattattgttacaATAAAACACTAGCGGGGTAGGAAAGCAACAGAAAATTACCTTCTCTTCTTATCTTAAATGGGAATGCCCCCCTGGGTTTGTTTGAATCAACTTTGATCCAAAACCGAAACCCAACCCATTTCTATTCTATTCTATTCAGGTTCTTGTTTCAACCGTGCGTGCCTGCAGCTGCATTCTTCTTCTACAACATCACTAGAACCATCCCGCCAGCGCCTCTCACCCGACGACcatacaaaaatttaaatcaattcttcttcttctttttctccgagactgagagtgagagtgacagaaaagaaagagtgGGTAGGTGCTTTAGATTGATTCTAACAACAAGAATGTGGGGTGGATGGAAGCAACAAGAagaaaccccaaaaaagaaaatttaaaaaaaaaagatgatgacCCACCAAGGCAACCGGACACGTGCAATGGCGGGGCATAAGGAATCGGTCCCAATCATTCTCCATCCAATGGCTTGGACACCTGCTACGCTACGCAACAGTGACTCCCAATCCTTCCTTCGCCATCATTAGTAATAATCTTCATCCATTCCAGTTTTTGGGATCAGTTGATTAATCATTGAGATTAATAAGTAAGCAGGAGcactcatcatcatcagttcAGATAAAGATGGCGATGGAAAGACAGAATGAGGGATTGGGATTTAGCTCACAACCCACAAATACCATCATTCATTCGCAGTCACAGATGagattcttcttccaactccaGCTCTGCCTAATTTAACTACAAAGttcaataataaaagaaatcaGTGATCTATCTACACTATGTCATCTACCTCATCTGGGTTAAAACTAAAGGAGAGGCCACTTTTATAAAGGGCCATTGATACCAAAACAGAGTACCTTACCATAAAGTGAAGAAACTCCCAAGAACCAAACAGGCACCAGCTACTCAGCTAGCCACCATTCATATGCCCAAGCCTAGAGGCGCTCGTAAACATGTATGTCTTATGTTCCCCAGTTGCCAACGTATTTGACCTACTTTCATTTACTCCAGAACTGCAAATCGCCCATTTCGATTTCGACCTAATATGTAATTACTTGGAGAATTTGGAGCTTGGAGgccacccaacccaacccttCCTTTCCTTCCATTATTTCCCCCCCATTAGTACATGTATGTAATCAAATGTCATCTTGGCTTTTAAACTTGCTTAGCTTTTCTTCCTATTCtattccctctctctctctctctctctctctctctcatgcacaGTGAGTGAGTGAAGTTAATTCTGTTCTGTTTGGCCCTAACAAAAACGCATTTCACAAACACACTATTCAATACAATAACAAATTGAATATCCCCTttgtttttctccttttatttTCAGTGGCACGAATAATAGAAGAATAGAGTACAAATTGCCTGAACAGCAGAGTGACAGGTCACCTAATcattaacaaaattttaacaggaaaaaaaaaaaaaaaaaagaagaaaaaaatatctgaGTAGGTCACAGGTCACACTAAAGTGAGGAAGAAGGATGAAGATGACCAAGACAACCGACAGAAAACGAAAACAATgaagagaaattaaaaaatgaatgggaaaaaaaaaaacaaaagaaacaatggCAAATTCAGTcgggaaattaaaaaaataatagcaaACGATGTGACAAAATAAGACCTGGAGGGAATTTACCGGCGACTAGACTACCCCTTAATTGGACGTTGCGCTTCAATTTCATTTAGTGTGCCCGTACAAGTCGTAGGGTGACCAGAGGGCGTCGAGCGGGCAGGGCCGCTTGGAGTCCAGCCTGAGCCAGGGCTTGCCACTGCCGGACCAATGCAGGAGGCTAACCGGACCGGAATGGAGGTCACGGCAGCTGCCCTTCACATTATCGCCTCCCAAGCCGTGTTGATTCCACCTGTGCTCGAtgggcgccacgtgtcccgcgaaaaccaaaagaaagggTGGCAGCGATCCGAGCTCGTAGATCCGGCGGTTCTTCTGGATCTCCATCCACTTTTCGATCCGCTTGGTGTACCTGCCCCGCCTCCACTTTATCAGATCTATGACCATGACGCCGGTGTTAAAGTAACAGGGTTTCCGGCAATCAAAAGTGCCGGAAAGCCGCTTGTCCGACCAGAAAGCGGGGGTGAAGTAGTTGGTGAAGTTGGCGTGGCAGTATTCGGGCGCCCCGATGGTTCTGGAACCGAGGCTGGTGGTCCAGAGCCTGGAAATATCATCGACGACGACGAGATCAGAGTCCAAGTAGATGACCCGCTCGACGCAGGTCTCCAGCAGATCCGCCAAGTAGTTGCGGGCGTAATTGAGCGGCTGCTCCAGCGCTTGCCTCACCGACGTCGAGATCAGGCTCCGTACCATCCGTGGGTCGAAGTAGTAGACCCTAAACTTCAACTGCGGGAAAGTGGATTGGACCAGGGCTTCCAGATTCGTCTCCGAGACGAGGAAGTGGAAGAAGACACTCTCCGGGCACAGCGAGTGCTGCAGGACGGAGTGGACGGCGGCGATTGACCCACGGAGATACTCAACGTCCAGAGTGATGGCCACGTGTACCAAATTGGGATCGCACGCATCCCCGATTTGGGTCTTGGGACTTGGGGATGCACATTCATTGGAATTGCGGAATGCGGAGGCCTTTCGGAAGTTGAGGCGGCCTCCTGCTCCGACCATCGAACCGGAATCGGAGAGGAGAACCGGAGGAGGAAGGCGGAGGTAAGAGTAGtcgaggtggtggtggtggtgagagGATCGGATGGCTTCGGCGGGAGGGAAGGATTGGAGAGACGGAGAGAGAACGATCATGAGCATTGCAGCAGAGAAGAAGCCAGAGAATCTAATAATCCACAGcatcttattcttcttcttcttcttggtattattgttgatgttgttgttgctgctggtGCTGGTGCTGGTGCCGCCGCTGAAGAAAGgtcctctcctcctcctctttctcttaAACTGGAAGAAAtcgaagaaattgaaatgatctCCTGCTACAATCGACGAAAGGAACGCTAAGGTTCCTTTGAGGTCCGCCAGAATTGTAGAGAGAGACCGATTGGCGTTTAAAAGTGGCAATCACGGCAACCTTAGAGAGTGAATATAAGCAAGCAAATTAGGGGGATTAAGAAGAATGCTTTGAGTGGGAGGGAATCTCGATCCTTTCCTCTCTATCAAAGTGTAGTGTGGGGGTTGTTGCCGTGGGAACCAAGCGAAGCGacctttttgaattttcagggagaaaaaggaggaggaagaacccCCATCCATGAACAACTCAGGCCAGACACAGCGAACAATAAAAGGCGCGCCGCCGTGTGCTCTACCCTTCCccttcttctcctcttctgTCTCTCTTGCCTCACTCTATTATTAAGCTCTTCCTGGGAGTATCGGACTAAGAGAAGATGAAACTGTGAAGGAGAAGATGGAGCGCAGGCACAGCACAactagaagagagagagagagaaagagagagagagtggagaAAGGGAAAGTGagaccttttcttttcctttccagCTTTACATTTTTCCACCATAGAAATCCACGggtaaacaaaaattgtaatttatttatttttaagtgtaAGGTTTAGATTTTAATCTAATACGTGACGTTTTAATTTCTGGAATATAAATCTGAGTTTGGATACTGGTGGAAATTTAGAAATAGTAAACTATAAAATAAGAGATACAATGCATATGTATGTATGACATCGCAGAGCCTCGTAGGAGGAAAGAGGGGAAGAGGCCAGCTGTTCTCCTGTCTTGTTTCAAAATTACGATTGCAACCAGAGCCACGGGGCAAAGCCTCTTCACTCCACATCCGGACGGTTGTACATGTCACGCATCCTCTTTTCTTGACTTCTTGTGATCTGATTTTTACTTTTGTGCTTCCCTTTggtattttaaaaactttatCAGGTAGGTGAGTGTGTGGTGGAGCGTGAGATTAATTTAGGAATTAGGACTTGTTCGATTTAGTATgacaattatttatttactttggTTAAACCCATACCAAACCATATAGGGGTAACCATGACACTCATACCAATCATTGCCATATGTGTTAAAAGGATAAGTAACATGTGCGTCTATATGAGATTTTTGAGTCGgtgattttgatattttcaCTCAACTTCAAGAAAATCCTAGAAAAACCGGAATAGCTTGGGTccatttgtttggttttattATACAAGAAAATACTTGATTccctttaaatataaatagttAAAGGGCAATTcctgattatttatttaaataaacaGTTTAGGCTAAAGGTAGTGTTtcttggtttattttttatttagtgaAATAAAGGAGAGCATGTTGGATATAGCAGTCATTCCATCTATAATTACACATTATATACTTATGTTATGTGTGATATATTAGAGCACTTCTACTCATTTGCCATGATAAAAGGTAAGAGAAGGTGAGGCTATTACTATTCAAGtaaatagtggcagcccttacAAAAGGCTTTGTGGTGTTTCTATCAATTGTCATGACaatcactattcacatgagatatgatgagaggaatttgtatagagttttagtgtgggaagtgaaaattatgactaagtatttattttttaaaatttatgaaagttttttttttttttttgtgtggttgCTGACGTCATTGTTGACATTAGCAAACCTATACTAGAGCAAGGACTAGTTTTGCCTGAGGATCAGCCCAGActtgtggagcccaccaacAGTCTAGGCCCCCCCTTGCCCAGGGCCGTTGGAATCGTTCTTAGAGAAGTGCCTACACATTAATTTTAGAATTCCTTTGTACATTAAATTAATGCTTATTGAGCGTTTCGCCAAGTTTATAAGTCATATTTCGCGCTATGCATGttgattttattgaaatttataaaagttataatatttgttctttacatttgttttttgaaattacaaaaaagtTAGCACCATGAGGACCATGATCATTGTAGATTTTGGAATGAATTTTGTCAgtgaaaattattataatgCGGAAAAACGAGTCACCGAATTACAACATTAGAAgacacttaaaaataaaactatgaTACTATTGTCAAAGtgaattttggaaattgaaggAGACATTTCCTACAAATCGTGTCGGGTGTGTAGGCATTCAAATCTTAGGTCCCGTTGTTTTCATTTACATAGTGGGTCTTGGATACGAATCACAATACGATGTTTGGccattttccttcaatttataaCTACCCCTATGTTGCATGTTATGTTCACTACAGTAGCACCACATCACCACCATGacatgagatgagagagtctctcactcaaagaaaaaaagaaaaaaagaaaaaaagaaaaaagccgTTTGATCTCCGTCCTCATCataattgaatttgaagaGAATGGGAGCCCACACCACAAGGAATCATTCAGCAAAAGTCTCTGTACGTAGTTTACACGAATTCGTAGAGGGGCCCCGCAGAATCTATGCTGCTATGCTGATTTGTCATTTTGCTTGCACACATTTATCGCacgtatatataatataatatacgtATGTATGTCGACCCAATTGGAAATTTGCACGGAATTCAAAGACCTTGGGAAAATCTTTAGCTCAAGCAGAAAACATCAGAAGAGCTCAGGCTTTTCCAGGCCAGGCGCGTTGGTGTAGACCAGCTGGGAGGTCAAACCAATGGCGTGGTGCCACGTGGAGTAGATCATTGATCCCCATCCCTGTGAATCTGTGATGTCGTCAAGTCCCATTGAGTTGAAGCGGATGCAGGCAGGCGTacggtactctctctctctctctctcgcaacGCAACACAGCtgtgttttgtgtttgtggtCACTGGTCATGCTATGCCGATGCTTTTATATTATACTTTGTGAAGCGCGTTCCTCGCCTCGGTTGACACAACACCATTACAGTCCGTACGCTTCACTTCTCTAACGCCAGCCTGGCCACTGGCCTCTCTCTGCAATCTGCAATCTGCAATATCAATactattaatattaatattcaaGTTGTGCGTTTTATATACAAGTTGCATTTTAACAATTCGATTCGatcccaacaaaaataacatttCGATTCGAGAAagcccaacaacaacaaaaacaccCCCGGTTTAGGCCTGAAGTGGCTGGCTGAGCCATGCAGTTGTAGGCATAGCCCAATATGCATGTATTTCGAACGGGGCCAGGCTTTGCTGCGAATAGCCCAGCCCAGACCGGTATAAATAAACCCAATGCTCAGCTCGAATAAGTTGACTTGTAGCCCACAAACAAGACATAGCATTATGATTAAAGTGAAAGGAAGGCCGGGACTGAGTGGTGTCTGCCAACTG
Proteins encoded in this window:
- the LOC18767509 gene encoding two-component response regulator ARR2, whose amino-acid sequence is MEEDEFPTGLKILVVDDDETCLFILERMLQSLNYQVTKCRNAEEALCMLREDKGKFDIVISDVHMLTMEEGFKLLETVGLEMKLPVIMMSSDDNHETMKKGIIHGACDYLVKPFQRTALKLIWQHVVRNRRNKEALAVAVAEPKSCVLVEDDDDDDDDDDDLVASPAKKRRRLVWTAQLHQQFVTAVNQLGHKNCHPKKILDRMQQMGARGLTRENVASHLQMVNGTAPANHDIGQSQTSLNQDVTESNATTFYPTTHESIPCGENYNFYINESCFGIPTVEEQHYNKDMGSIVDEHSNWDKLLVDDSQRFKAGSCSYDQPSFEAIIYAQNHVAIDDYMPRPFIEEGTGLPARYQR
- the LOC18768357 gene encoding probable galacturonosyltransferase-like 7, translating into MLWIIRFSGFFSAAMLMIVLSPSLQSFPPAEAIRSSHHHHHLDYSYLRLPPPVLLSDSGSMVGAGGRLNFRKASAFRNSNECASPSPKTQIGDACDPNLVHVAITLDVEYLRGSIAAVHSVLQHSLCPESVFFHFLVSETNLEALVQSTFPQLKFRVYYFDPRMVRSLISTSVRQALEQPLNYARNYLADLLETCVERVIYLDSDLVVVDDISRLWTTSLGSRTIGAPEYCHANFTNYFTPAFWSDKRLSGTFDCRKPCYFNTGVMVIDLIKWRRGRYTKRIEKWMEIQKNRRIYELGSLPPFLLVFAGHVAPIEHRWNQHGLGGDNVKGSCRDLHSGPVSLLHWSGSGKPWLRLDSKRPCPLDALWSPYDLYGHTK